Below is a genomic region from Henckelia pumila isolate YLH828 chromosome 3, ASM3356847v2, whole genome shotgun sequence.
aggtggtcatcatcatcgtcatcaccgccatcatgatgatcaacatcgtcctcatgagggtcgacgtcgctatactattaataagttcatgcaggtaggaccgaaacccttagtgggaggcgagaatcctgaacaggcgaggagttggatgtctaaactcgagagtacttttcgtgctttcgattgtactgaggatcagaaattggaagttctagaattcgttctagaggatagagcacgtttttggtgggatgccaaagctgctcaggcacgtactgagagaggacaggtgacttggggggatttctgtcgtgagtttcagaaattgtattttcctccggctgttcgccaagcacgatctatggagttgcttactctgaggcaaggatcaatgactattgatcaatatcagcaacgatttcttgatctgctacctttcagtcctcatatcaatgcgagtgatgcgtcgaagtatgatatctttctgcaaggcctgaaccaagatatctacgcacaggttgtcgtctgtgatgacccggtgtcttatgagactttggtgaaccgttaccatcttgtggagaccagcaacaggcgtggacagttgatgatgccagcacagcctagtggatttattgagcctcgagctcaatcagttgtgccatctgtacctacgtcttcttctactcctactactttgtctggttctcgtggttcacgaggtactttccgctttgggaagaagaagaagaagaaggaggagttttgtagccattgtggagagcagcatcctgcagcttcatgtctgagagctactggtgcttgttatatttgtggtcagcagggacatttgcggagagattgtcctcagcgcatgggttctgttagtggatcgggatcacaggttggatctcaggcttctattgttccacgtcagcagccagcaccacagagttcttctggttatcgtccccagactcaagggcaggtgtttgctctgtctcaggagcaggctactgagggaagcgatcgcatgttggcaggtaacttcttgttatgtggtattcctgcacttgtattaattgatactggagcatcgcattcctttatttctggtcgcttcgttaagagacatagattaccttacgtatcattagatatggatttagttgtatctactccgttggagcaggaggtagtaactaagcgtctagtgatgggttgccttctggagtttgagggtaatgtgttatcggctaatttgatgatattagcgatgacggattttgattgtattttgggaatagatatgctgactttgtatcacgctactgtggattgttatcagcgtctggtacagtttcatcccattgagggtgatagttggtacttttatggtgagggtgcacgacctccgatgccacttgtttcggctctgaaggcatgtcatgtcttggagtcaggtggggagggctacctcatctatgcagttgatatgtccatgagtagtacgggtattgatcagctaccggttgtcagcgagtttcctgacgtattccctaatgagattcctggttttcctccggttcgagaggttgaatttggtattgatctagtaccaggaactacgcctatatcccgagcaccttatcgtctggcaccttcagagatgagggaattgaaacagcagttacaggatctgcttgataagggatatattcgtccgagtgtttctccgtggggagcacctgttttgtttgtcaagaaaaaggatggatcgatgcgattgtgtattgattacaggcagttgaatcatgtcaccatcaagaataagtatcttttgccgcggattgatgatctgttcgatcaactacagggtacttctgtttattcgaagatatatctaagatctggataccatcagatacgggtacgagactcagatatatctacgactgctttcaggaccagatacgggcattatgagtttctggtaatgccattcggtttgacgaatgcaccggcagtctttatgaatctgatgaatcaggtatttcgagattatctggatagatttgtcatcgtcttcatagatgatattcttgtctattctcatgacaaggatgagcatgcacagcatttgaggattgttctacagacgttacgagataagaagctatatgcgaaattgagcaagtgtgaattctggcttgatcgggtagtgtttctcggtcatgtgatttctaatgaaggaatatctgttgatcctagtaagatagaggcagtgctgaactggtctcgtccgacgacggttgctaagattcgtagtttcttgggtctagctggatattaccgtcggttcatcgagaattttgcacagttggcaaggcctttgactcagcttacacggaaagatgttgccttcatttggtcctcggattgtgaggagtcatttcacgagctgcgtagacgtcttactactgcacctgtgttagctctaccttttggatcaggaggttatgttgtctatactgatgcctctggtcagggattgggatgtgtgttgacacagcatggacatgttattgcctatgcttctcgacagttgaagacgcatgagaataactatccagtgcatgatctcaagttagccgccattgtatttgcgctcaagatttggagacattatctttatggcgagaaatttgagatatttacggatcacaagagtttgaagtatttattcactcaagtagagttgaatatgcgacagagacgctggatggatctcctgaaggattatgattgtgaaatcaaatatcatccaggttctgctaatcttactgctgatgccttgagtcggcaggtgagactgtatgcacttcagactaatgaaatatctcatatgattcaagagtgctgttcattgagttttacgctcaagcacaagaaagggaggaatgggattcgtttgtatactattctatctgagccagcattgtattctcggatcagagatgctcagatatctgatgttaagactcagcgattggcacatctagccaatggagttaatacatctggattccattttcaggcagatggtttattgtgcctatccaatagagtggttgtacctaatgttgcggagctcaggaatgatattctatctcaagctcacaggagtcgattatcagttcatcctggaagtatgaaaatgtataaggacttgcgaactagattctggtggaaggggatgaagcgaagtgtgtatcaatttgtttcgagatgtttggtttgtcaacaggtcaaggctgaacatcgacgaccaagtggattactgcagaatcttgagattcccgaatggaagtgggagcacgtgactatggattttattacccacttgcctatgacgccacgtcagtgtgatgctatctgggttgtcgttgaccgtttgacaaaatcagcacattttattccttataaccgagaatattcttatgatcgcatggcacatttatatatccaggagatagtgcgattacgtgggattccagtgagcatagtcagtgatagagacccgcgatttacctcacgattTTAAGGTAGTTTTCAGgaagcgttgggtaccactctgagtttgagcacggcgtatcatccggagactgacgggcagtcagagcgcactattcgtatgctggaggatatgctacgttcttctgtcatggactttggtttatcttggcaggatcagttacctttgattgaatttgcctacaataacagttatcatcgtagtattgatatggcacctttcgaggcattgtatggtcgacggtgtcgtactccgttattctgggatgaagtcggggaacggcaagtcgagggtcctgaattggtgcagcagattgtagacaaggtagatttgatcaagcataggatcaaagttgctcaagatagacaagccagttatgcgaatattctccgcaggccacttcagtttgagcctggtgaatatgtttttctgcgagtatcacctttcaggaaggtgatgagatttggtgtgaaaggcaagttgtctcctcgttacattgggccttttcagatactggagaagatcagagatgttgcttatcgtttggctttaccgccatctctttccagtatacacaatgtttttcatgtgtcgttgctttgacagtacatagctgatgaatctcatgtgattcagtctactgatattcagctagagccagatctgtcttttgttgaacgaccaatctgtatcctagacaggaaggagaaagttcttcggaacaagactataccacttgtgatgatacagtggcagcgccgaggcgttgaagaagcaacttgggaaactgagagtcgtatgcgagcagaatatcctgagttgtttgctttgtatttttgattaccatataagatgtaattaccgttattgtaataagacatggtttgatgtttcatattgttatcttgatttgtctttagatgttatttcgcggacgaaatatctaaaggtgggaagaatgtagtaacccagataccattttaagataataatatgttaaacatgattaagggttggtatttaaccaatttcggagtgttattggacttcagaagtaaaatttgagctttttaattttgggccggatagtaagctccgatctcggatagtaagctccgatcggaacggaagctccgatcctggaacagaagttccgatccccagctgtcaaaaatgatcgatgactcagtcgcgagttttgacaagtgtcgatcatagagcagatcggaagctccgatcgtagatcgaaagttccgatcctggcgtggcagacatgcacgcaatgagctggatcggaagctctgatcccgaaatcggaagttccgatcctggccgagaaatttggctataaatagggccgttcagagttcattttcaattacgaattcccgagtttccttcttcagttatatagtgtgagatatacacttgagggccctatcggttataatagaggttctggaataaccaaggtgtggttatagtcatccgggactagcgtcttcaaagggcttacttcgaacgaaggtatggtccgggaatcgatttaagttttgggagtacttattagcttagttaaggcttatagaatttatgtagtgatacggtgaacttttgaatataggcttggaacctaggatcctattatacttgaactagcctagaggtacgtacacattgactgagattgccaacgagtatacatgtttatatgttgcatttatttggcattattatatgacatgatgtatgttttaccgttttctatactcatatgcaatgtgcatatacacgttgagcctattctttgttatacctgattatagagccgctcagctctatactcgatagtctgtcactgagagtaccgcgacggcgggggcatttatgtctgtctactctggtgtactagacgagtgtggttgcacccagaggttgatccgtgcggtggcagcactcatatggcgccggttctgagcatgatttttcagatgaccctgtaccagtcatcatgttgcatgcattatatacatatgtttactcatgtctatgtactgggcgtagcgctcacgtcctagttattatcttggacaccctattccatggggcacatcgcaggatggacggagctggtagttcaaggcaggactagggagcaggagtcttgaggattttattatacagcaggattcgatatagctgtataatgtttactgtttaagatttcgatttggttgtatcattacagtattaagcctgaattatattactaagctgatatgtaaattatggttttgtttccgcatgtcttactctgttaagttattttgctgtattaagtttaatgcatgctattagttgccagttagtaggtgataccatgcggggtcactacaataaataaggggtcccagccctcattctgtgcaccaatttccctccttttcctctggttttcgaaccttcttacttagatctacggagttttAGGCATCTTATTGGGAATctggaagttgcctagcgatcccggcgtcgtagcggaggtgtgcctaagttttgaggcgattctacaccagcgggctgacgacggacgaaggtataatttggctttctaaaaatatttaggagtatgcaatagcttagttaaggcttttagagcgtttatagtgatgcatggacttttgcatgtgtagacgcagtagagcagacttgtaggctttggacctagacgggtgtgctaggagttgacctgcagtgttagaggtacgtaagtactgaccgagatagccgtcatgatatttatacatatgtgtgtgatgcatgatgtatgtgctgtattggctatgtttaactgtttttagcacatgcatatgtttttacggagactgcattgggtatgatgtgagtcatgacagtttccatcagtcgaggcgattctttctgaggattcgtgtcttgggaatatacgagtaccacgcggagtcgctctcttgcccggtactgtgtattccaggcgccatgagtaaagtgatttaaccctgatttttaaagtcatgtgcatgctcatatttgtatttatatcattgcttcgtattgagcgttctagctcacgcccctgtgtttgggtatcgtgtaccttgtggcggggcaggtttgaggctggatggtTCCGGTGGctcccagcagggttgaggttgctaccgtgcagaggtagtttgttaggaattctgataccctaatttcgatttggttgtataaagaattatatactgtttctatcgtcggttgtattctgccgattggatttgttgtactttggaattatccgctatttaacgctttaattattgttgcttgcgctaatcactctgattaggtagtggatccgggtagggtctcTACATGGTGCAATGTACATGGTGACGTTCATCCTATGTTCTTGTGTTTCAAATTGCAATTTTGatcatatatgtttatttattttcgatCTCCGTCCTATTTTATTCTTCGATTTTTGGCATTATCTTATCCATTTTAATCGGAGTTGTTGTGACACTATGCATGTCAATGTCGTGTCGGAGCCAATTAAGTGATTCATATATAGGTGCATATCAGCGTCACGttgaaaaatgacaaaaattacAAACATATCATGTAATTGATCATacccatatttacaataaaaaaaaacttttgtcataaaaaattaattatttttatggttaACTCAAATAAAAGGTTCGTCTCAAGAAATTGACccatgagaccgtctcacaaaattttTACATATTTAAATTTGACAATACAAATGATCAAAATCATATGAAAAACAAACACATGACTATCGAATATCATAGTTTTTCCTTGAATACCAATATATGGAAAACATTTTCCTTTACCCAATTTTTTTTACCCATGGCAAGTTTTTCTGGAAAATCTACATGTTCTCTCAGGGAgcgtttgcaatagattgtgttTTTGTAGAAGTggttaatttatagattataaaaaagttaagaaacatcaaaagttggtagtgtttggaaacaaatgtaaaaatctaaaaatcaaagtttggtagtgtttgattaataagtgattagagtgattttaacaatgataTTTTTATTAGAATCATTTTAGgaaaatcataatcaccacatgactagcttttgaatttcaaataagttaagcataagctaacacataatctaggtttaaaaaacacacaaaaataatttttttaagccaaaaattaacaattaattttttttagttattgCAAATACTTCTTCCGTTAACGGTTTACGGATGTTATCGATATTATTATCAATGGTAGAAAGAAACTTCTTTGTCTCTGCGGCTGCAATTTTCCGCACAACACATATAGTAAATTAGCACTAACAAAAAGAGGGCTTTACAATAAGCAAATCTGCATCGATTAATCGCTCTGCTTTCAGAGCTTCTGAGAAAATTTGTGCCCCAATGGAAactgaattatttatttaatttgggtAAATAAAACATATTTAAACGAAAATTTGCTCTGATAGCAAAGCAAAATAAGGCAAgttgtaatttaaaaaaaataaaataaaataaataaataaggcaAGTTGTCAATTGGAGGATTTTGCTAGCTAGGAAAGCAGATTTCGGGGGTGGGGGGAACTTTTTATGCAAAAATAAGAGCCAATGAACACAACTCATCATTTCACCATGATGAGAAACGTATTCTGGACAAATTCCATCGTTCAAGTCTCTAGGTAAGAAATGTTTGGATTTAATTTATCCtaaggcaccgtttggtttgagtgatatgaTAAGTAAttcatagataagtaatataatgtaaattaaaaataaataaataaaaataattaatacattatttgatttgattgatagattataatttatttgatttaattgatgtaacattattaattaataaatagataaataatatgacgaaaataaaacgaaattaattgggataaattatacatagattaataatacatcaaaccaaacaatgcctAATGGTAAATCCAATAGCTATTATTGggttaaaaatcatttttatgtgAGATCAAGTATGTATCTCATATGTGTTTAGACCAATAATGATAATTGGATTTGCAGTGAGGTCGATACCCCACGGATTTCATTAATCCAAAAAAATTTTCCTTCTAATATTTGTTTTGGTCATAAATCAATTTAAGAAATCTAGAATTCAATTGCTATTTCATTTCCTTATTCTTATATATGATGATAGTATGAGTTCAAAAAATTGATAATAGTATCTTCTTATTTGTTAATAATAAATACGCTTTtcatgtttgaaaatattttctaGGTTTGGTTTTCTTAAATTTTGTCGCATAAATATGGAACTAATTTTTTGATCGATAAAACAATTTAGGGCCCGTTTGAATTTtgtagataatttttttttaaaaaaaatgcttttttaagctgtaatttttggcttttgaaaaagctctaattgGTCATCCAAACACCTCATTAACGGAGAGCTCGGGACTAGAAAAAGTCTAATGACGCCGACATCGataaaaaaaatggttttttagCCTGACTTTTGATACCAGACGGGATCTTagtctaaaaaaaataaaatttagtagCTTTTCCTTTCCTCTATTTTCGCAGCTATTTTGTGTGAATCTTGAGTTCAACGAATCAACCTATACTGGCGACATTAATATCCTCTTGGTAATCCAATGAGGCCGACGTCCTATTTCCGATTCTGTCCATGCCATCCCATTGTTCAATGAGATATCCAACGGTCCACATTTAATGCAAGCGAGATGTTCACATGAACATCTCACCTGCATAAAAAAAACGATCGTCATGCTAGCATTGACATTACCTCTATTTCCTTtcgattattattattgttttatgattatttttttatgaaagagTATTTGCACAATGATGATCATTAGATGTGCAACGAAACCATTTGTTTGCCCATTCAATTTGATAGAGATCTGAATTGCAACTAAAATGAGAAGACAAATTAATGAGTGAATGTGAAAGTGTGGGAACCCCTGAAAATATTTCTTTCTATACTCAGACGTACACTTGTACCCGCCAATACCATTATTTATAGCTAACTCAGTACTACTCCACCAATACACTCTCtgattcaaaatatatattcttGAATTGTAATTCCATGGCTCCTCCACAGTTCCTCATCCTGCCCCTTGTTATTTTCATCGCTCTCCCTTTCGCCAATGCCGGTGATAGGCCGCCTTCTCCGGGGTTCTCCCCGAGTTCCAGGTTCAGGTCCATTAGTTTCTATAGAGGATACATGAATTTATGGGGCGCCTCCCATCAGAGTGTAGACTCCAATGGCATCACTATCTGGCTTGACAAGAACTCCGGTTcgtatagtatttttatttttattttttttcttaaggATTAATGATTATATGTTATTGATTTCTTAATTCGTTATCCTCTAGGATCGAACCCCTTGATGTAATTTGCAAATTATTTatccttaattatgttttaatattttttttggtgcGACAGGAAGTGGGTTCAAGTCATTGAAACCATTTAGATCGGGGTACTTCGGAGCCTCCATTAAGCTCCAAACTGGTTACACTGCTGGAGTTATTACCGCTTTCTATGtaagaatttaaaaatatttatttaatcatgTGAAGTTCTCGATTCTCCGCAATGccaaaaaatcaataaaaatctaAATAACCCTCTATTAATTATATTAGTCAAAACTACAACaaaattgtttatttttatacttGTAATTAATTTTAACAGAAGAACAATTAAAGCCAAGTAACTAATTTTAATTACTAGCTAGctatattgattattattaatCCTGGTTAATAAGATAAGATAATGATTATCACGTGAGTGACTGTGTTTTGGTATGTATATATAGCTTTCGAACAGTGAAGCTCATCCAGGGTATCACGATGAGGTGGATATCGAGTTCCTTGGGACAACCTTTGGAAAGCCTTACACATTGCAGACAAATGTGTACGTTAGAGGAAGTGGGGATGGCAGAATTATTGGAAGAGAGATGAAATTTCATTTATGGTTTGATCCAACTCAAGATTTTCACCATTATGCCATTTTATGGACTCCTAAAGAGATCATGTAAGTTTTCACTTCCTGTAAAcatctttttattattatatatagttATGTTATTATTCTAGGCGTATGTCGGTTTTGGTTGGTATTTATATGACAACGCAAGATGTTTACAggaatattttgtaaaaaacattaaatttttGCGAGATGTTCGCAAAAATATGTGGTAATATCCATGATATCACAATATATACATatgaagaaatttgagattctCGCCCAATGACAGTGGTTAGATCTATATCGAATGGCCAAGATTCCACGAACACTAGAAAAAACTTATCTCAACAGGATTTTTATCTACTGCACTATTTTTTTACACTTacaatcattattattttgtaTGGGTACTATATCATAAATGCATACTTCAACTACTCATCAACAAGTAGATGAGACACGAACTATACAGAATCacaggattctttgcaaaaATTGTTAATTTAAATAACCAAATTaatgataattataattaa
It encodes:
- the LOC140892306 gene encoding probable xyloglucan endotransglucosylase/hydrolase protein 32; its protein translation is MAPPQFLILPLVIFIALPFANAGDRPPSPGFSPSSRFRSISFYRGYMNLWGASHQSVDSNGITIWLDKNSGSGFKSLKPFRSGYFGASIKLQTGYTAGVITAFYLSNSEAHPGYHDEVDIEFLGTTFGKPYTLQTNVYVRGSGDGRIIGREMKFHLWFDPTQDFHHYAILWTPKEIIFFVDDVPIRRYPRKSVATFPLRPMWVYGSIWDASSWATEDGKYKADYNYQPFVGKFTDFTASGCTAFAPAWCRPVSASPFPSGGLTGQQSGAMQWVQSRYLVYDYCKDNKRDHSLTPECWN